Below is a genomic region from Raphanus sativus cultivar WK10039 chromosome 4, ASM80110v3, whole genome shotgun sequence.
CCCAATTTCCCCATATGTACAGCCACCTTTTAACTCCAGCTCCATTTTTTACATGCTTATTCATTCACTTCTATTGCTTCAAAGACCAAATAAACTACACTTTTCGTTCGTGTGTTCTTGATTGTGCGTTGGATCTTTTATTGGTAGTGCCATTGACATCagtatagaaacaaaaaaaaagttgaattgTATATTTGTATGTAAACAACAATGcttgaacaaaaattaaataatcattCGTATCAATGCTATTCTTCTTAgtagtcatcatcatcatcttaaaGAATAAAAGAATTGATCAAAATCACTAAGCAGCTTATTGACTTGCTCCAACGTAACAAAGATCACACCAGTGAAAGGTCCTTGCCTACAAACCGTAGGAACAAAACACTTCTCCAGAGCCATTGGTCCTTCAGCTCTAACTGTCTTCACCGCACAATCTCACGCCCTCTGTACGGAGCCTCCACACCACCACGCGCATCCACCTTCATATTCATCACTCTTGTATGTTGTGTTGTAAGAGCAGCTGTTGTATGTTGACGAATGCTTTTACTAGTCTGCTCCAATCAGACTAGTATGTGTGAGACTAAGAGAGCCCATTGTTTGCTTTATGGGCTTACGAGCAGGGTTTTTTGGGCTTTGCTTATTCTGAAAAGGTTTTCacgacaaaaagaaaaaaagaatacgTCGCCTGAGAGATTCGAACTCTCGCGGGCAGAGCCCATGTACTTAGCAGGCACACGCCTTAACCACTCGGCCAAAGTGACTTGTTGTTTCAAGCGGGATAAAAGACATATCTAGAAAGCTTATCAGGTTCTGGCATCACTCTCGCAATGGAGGTGCTTAAACTCCAGCTTATTTGATTCTACATGGTTGACTTGATTGAACTTGAGGAAGGCTTTACTCCACTCCACACCGTATGACCATCCCTCTCTCATCCACAAAAGCTTgcatctaaattttaaataagaagCATCACTGTTACATGTTAATAAGCTAGGTTATATACACTTTGTGTTAGTGTTACATGTTAATAAGCTAGGTTACATACACTTGTGTTAGTGTCTTGTGTCTTAGGCCTGTCCTGAACCAAGCCGGATGAACATCCGCTTCAAACCTCCAATTTTTTCCATAAagatcatatataaataagttttttaatttataaaaaaaaattagctcctaatttataaaatcttttttaaacCGTTTATAACTCCCCGAAATCTCATGACCGGTCTTTTAGTACCGTCATTCCAACTCTTTCCTGTGTCTTTTCCATAATCTCAAGAGCTGAGAAGTGGTAAGAAGATAAGTATAAAGCGTTTTTCACCCTTCAAGTTCCAATGTTCCGTATACGTGAAAGGAACCACCAGAcaaattttaaaaccattatCATCGTTGAACTAGTGTTTTCTTTATCagtatgaaaaagaaaaatcatcaCCAGAAATATACTTGTCcctaaataaattaaattaatagacTTCCTGGTCTTGACggcaaattattaaaataaaaacagtttctgttggcggttaaaaaaaaaaagaaaaaaaaggaaaaaactaATTCTGGTAATaagaaaagtaaatatattctTGCTAATTTCTTCCTCCTTCTACCGAAGAATCTCTCTTATTCACTTTTTTTCtatcttccttccttccttgGAAACCCTAACCAGAAAGACCTGATTTTTACGTTCTCAGAGAACCCAATCAGCTTGACCTCTCAAGGGTTTTCTTTATTCCTGTGATCTTCAATTTTGGAAGCTTACCCACCAGCTGATCAACTGCGAAAACCATCTCTCTGCATGCCAAAATCTCCGTTACTGATCCTCAAAGTAACCTCCTTTCCGGCTAAAACGCCGGTGAAATCCATGGTTTGTGGGCAGATTTAGAGCTCCAATTGTTTTTTGTGCAAATGCTCATAGTTTTGGATCTAGGGGTTTCAAGTCTTCTTTTCCTTGTGATCTCTCTTGTTCTGCCTCTGGTAGCCTTCGTTGTTGTTCGGCGCAAATGGAGGCTCGCTTCCCTGAAAAGAGAGGAGATTCGGAGACTTCTTGTCCGTGCGTCGGAGGAGGCTGCTAGGGCTGAGCTAGAGGCCTCCCTCGAGTTCTCTTCGGTTTATGTCCCGGATAGCTTTCAGTGTCCTGTGTGCTATTCTCCTGCCTCTACTCGTTGCTCTCGGTGTAAAGCCGTTCGGTATTGGTATGCGTTTATATATCCTTATCACTTTGTGTTAGCCCATCTTaaattttgatctttttttttgcatttcaTTCTCTGATGAATTGGAGTAGTTAGAAGGGAGGAATGAGTTGTAGTTTGTTAACTTTTAGTAGTACTCAAAGTGCATCACTTATCTTTAAGAAAAGTGTCTTCATTTTTCTATGTCGGAATAATAGAATGCGTAATTAATGGAGAAAGTGTAGTACTTGAATCTTGCCTGATCTGTAGGGTTACATTGTGCTGTTGAGAAATTTATGTCTAGCTTTACATTGTAGCTTAGTGTCTCTTAAATTATCGATCTTTTCCCATTCGCGTATATGAAGTTTTGTCCCTACATGTATGTCTTAGTATTGTTCGttacatctatttttttttaattcagttCCGGGAAATGTCAAATCATCCACTGGCGGCAAGGTCACAAAGACGAATGTCATCCTGCTTCCATCTCATATAGTactgatgatgagaagagtGACTGTGATTTGAAGTTTAGAGAAGGAAACGAAAGGCTGACTCCTGATGAAACAATGTTGCTTCATACAGAACCAGTTACTACTGTACCAGTCAGGGAAGCAATACTCTCTAATCCTGTAATATCTCCTGAAGATGGAGGCGGAGAAAGTGCAGATAACAAAGATGATCTTATGGATAAGGAAGAAGCTGTTTCTGTTGCTGAAACATCTGGATCCTCGTTCTCTGGATTCTCCTCTTCCCCTCGTAATGACTCTAGtgatgatatttctttttgcGAGAGCTCTAGTTCATCTGATTCCGAGATATCAGAGCCTCCACGTGATGCTAATCTTTCTGTAGAGTCAGAGGAGACCTGTTTCAGCAGTATTGATCATGTTCCATCTAAACCGTTGTCTCCTAAATTTGTGCAATTGGTTGAGTCTGCAAATGACCTTGCTAGTCTGCCTAAATTGAATCTGCATAAACCTGGGGGTGATTCTCCGAGCCAATCAAGTAGCTTAGTCTCTTCCGTAGATACGGATAGGCGTCCACGATCAACTGATCCGTCTCTTCTGAAGTCATCTGATTTTTGGGGTACGGCTCTTGGATCAGTAGAGCGTGTAAGTGGGAACTGTGATGCTTCTAAATCTGGTAAATCCTCTCTGCATTTGTCATTTGGCTCCTCTAGGGACATCTCAGCTGCTAAAGTTTCTGAGCCTAGGAATAATAATCTAAAAGAAACTACTAGGGCTGGATTAGGGACTCGTAATTCTTCTGGTGAAGTGAATTTAAGAGAAAGAACTGCCAAAAGATCTGATGAAGCTGAAATTTCTTTACCAAGATCCTCTTCTCTTGATGTGCCGAGTCCTTTGAACCCTACTGTTTTGTCCACTTTGACACTTCAGAGGTCAAAGAGCACCAGCACTGTGGTCCCTCTGAAGGTTGGGGAAGTCCAGCTTTTGTCATCCAAGGCCTCAGATACTAGGGAGTTTGCTGATGTTATGAAACATTCTGCTCTAGGTGCAAAATCTGGAAGAGTTGTTGACCATCAGAAACAGGATGGTGTTGACGTTCACCGTATAAATTCTCTAAATGGAAGAAGTGGCATGAAGGCGTCAGTCCTGAAAGTTGTAGACCAGTGGACTAGACCGAAGTCCGTAGCTGAGAATGAGATAGTAGGAAGACATGGTCACAAGGTTATCACTCCGCTCTATGATACCATCATCATCGGGCAACACTTACTTCCTACACACAGCTATTTATTCTTATCACTTCGTTTGTGTTTATGCAGGGGCTCTTTTCATATGAATTATTTTCTAAGCTGTATACAAGTAAAACTGAGTTCCAGCCTTGTGGCCTCATCAATTGTGGCAATAGGTAACACCCAGTTTCTCTTCTCATAGTCTTTGTAGCCGGGGAATAATGGTTTCTGAAGAAGTGTATGTTCTTTTGTGGCTGTTATAATCTTCACCTTCAGTTGTAAAAAGAAGTATAATCTGTAACTCACACTTGCTGATGCAAGAAAGTTCTCCTTTTCTTGCAGTTGCTTTGCAAATGTTGTCTTCCAATGCCTAATGTTCACTGCTCCTCTGACCACATACTTCCTCCAACAACTCCATTCTAGAACATGTGCGTTTCTGGTCCTGTGTCTTTTCTATGTGATACATGCAGCTTATTTCGGAAGGTTATGTTTTGTTATCATTGTTATATCAAGCTCTTAATAGTTCATATTTAACCGTTAGGTCCAAACAAAGAACAGTGCTTTACCTGTGGGTTTGAGAAGCTGGTCTTAAAGGCAAGAGAAGAGACGTCTCCATTGTCCCCTAATGGGTTGCTATCACATCTTCAGAATATTGGAATCCGTCTTGGGAATGGCAAGCAAGAAGATGCACATGAATTCCTTAGGTGAACTGACATTTCTGCAACCGAAGAAACTGGAAGAATCTTGGTTTGATTTCATTTTTCCTTCAATTTTTTCTTGGCTTTTGCAGGTTTGTTGTCGACACAATGCAGTCTGTGTGCATTAAGGCATCTGAATACGATATGCCAAAGACTAAGAAATTAGAAGATACAACTCTAATTGGTTTGACATTCGGTGGATACCTCCGATCAAAGGTGCTCTTAACTATTGCAATTTCTATTTGATTCATTATACATTGTTATGGAGGGACACAAGTAATGCTGATTGTTTGcttttcttttgaaacaaaTTATGATGTCTGCCAGATTAAATGCATGAAATGTCAAGAAAAATCTGAGCGGCGTGAGAAAATGATGGATCTAACGGTTGAGATTGATGGGGATATTAGCACCTTGGAGGATGCTTTGCGTCGATTTACAAGGACTGAAATATTGGATGGAGAAAACAAATACAAATGTGGCAGGTTGGTCAGCATTCTCTTTCCATGTGTTGAACTTCTTATGTTCGTTTGATACAGTTCCCTGAGGCATTTCAAGACAAAGTTATATGTAGTACTGTCATGGTCGTGTATTTGCCTAGTTCTAACCAATTAACTGCAACCTCTTATTCGATTCTGGTAGTAAGGTTTACATTCGCAAGGTGATGATgctaactttcttttttttttctttgtgtgaGTAGGTGTAAGTCATATGAGAGAGccaaaaagaaactgaaaatcACAGAGCCTCCGAATGTCCTTACTATTGCACTAAAACGATTCCAGGTATAACTAATATCTTCAGTGGGAGACACAGCTTGTTCTTTTGAGTCTatctgtgtgtgtgtttttttggtTTGCTCACAATTTTAGGGAACTTCTTGCAGTCAGGGAAATTCGGGAAGCTGAATAAGTTGATCAGGTTTCCAGAAACGCTAGATTTGACTCCATATGTCAGCGGTGGAAGTGAAAAACCACATGACTATAAACTCTATGGAGTCATCGTTCACTTGGATACAATGAATGCATCATTTTCTGGTCACTACGTGTGTTATGTTAGAAACAGTCAAAACAAGTGGTACAAGGCTGATGATAGCACGGTAAGAGTTgctcatatatattattaatgcAAAAGCTGGTTGTGAATTAGTCTCTCTAAGTAAGTTctgttttgaataaaattttctaagtttAGTTCTTCTGTTGTGATGATTATCTTCAGGTAGTAACTTCTGATGTTGAAAGGGTATTGACAAAGGGAGCGTATATGTTGTTCTACGCAAGGTAAATAATACTATAATAATTCATCTATCATATGTTTGATCTGGTTACTTATATATCAAATGAACTGGCTACAGGTGCACTCCAGTGCCACCAAGATTGGTAGTATGTAATAAATCTGAAGCATCCAATAAAAAAAGCTCTGTGCCGGTGGTACCTAAGACTACTGTATCTCGGTCTGTGTCTACCGCAAGTCCTGGTCTTGATCGACCTGCCAATATACAGTCGTTTTACTCCAGCTTCCAGAGGCTGCAGAGAATTTTGGAAGAGGACTCGTCTAGTGACAGTTCTTCTCTCTTTGACAGCACCTCAGATGAATGCTCTTGTAGCACAGACAGTACAAAAAACATGGACGACTTTGCTGATTTCATTTTTGGAGACCATCAAGGACGTGCTCATGGACAGTCCGATGCTTCTTCTCCAACattatcttcttcctcatcttctcctccCTTCACAAGGCATTCGCGGTTAGGGGACTCGAGTCGTTCTTCTCAAGAAACTTGCAGAAGCTCGAGACATCACGTGCCCTTGGGAAGAGAAAGGTAAGGGTTTTTTTGTCCACTGGCCCAATTTAGTAAAATGCAGTAGAGCACAAAGTTGTCACTGAGGATTGGTATatatagtagtagtagtagtagtgtACAGTGGGGAAGAGAGATTTTGCCCATGAAAATGTATTTACCGTAATGGAGAATGGAACTTACTTCTGTTGATAAGTTGTTTTGATattcttttgatcaaataaagTTAATCTAATCGCGTACACAAGCTGTATTAAAACATTAAGAAGTGTCATAATCTTTCATCTTTTTCTCTTTGCAATTTGCTTAAAGTAGAAATTATCTGGAAGCAAGTCATATCCGAGCCACGTACGAATTGGCCTGTGTCACATACCTCACACCAACGATATGGATTGTAACTACTTGATTTCTTTGCTATCTGCAAGTACTTGACCTGTAATCACACAAttcattaacaaacaaacaGTGTGATTGAAGAGCGAAGGTTAATGGTATTAGAAGAAAGGAACAGTCAACATTTTACTTATCTGAAGTTTAGAAACATTGTACATCGGTATCGTGAACGTCATGCTCACAGGCCCAGCTTCCTTTGTGATATTACCTAACAACGTAAAGATAATTTTATCAGTAATACTCCCATCCTTCTCTGAGAGAGCAATAAGGAAATACTCTTTGTCTTAAGAGGTGTCACCATGAAATTCCTGAGAAAATGTCAGCTTGTAAGTGGAATCATGCAGCTAAGTTCACAGTTCACGACCGTAGTTTCTTCTGGAAATAACAAATGATGATTCAAAGGGGTGAAATAAGAAAATACCATAAACTGatactcctcctcctccacttcCTATGTTTAGGTCTTCATTAAGAGCTAAACGAATTTCCGGATTGCCAGAAAGATATCTCTTCTTTTGAATGGTTCCATCCACGTTCTATAAAGCGAAAAAACCATCAGAGCTCAGAGAATCATCAAAAGACATGtctgagcattgatgagtacaGGGGTGATAGATACCTACAAAGATAGGTGGCGCCCCTGCATTACCATCCTCCTTCCAGAACTTGACTTTACGGAAGAATGTCTATGTACTCTGCCTTTTTATTTGGAGTCTACTGATCGCCGATCGGTCTCGTGTCTTGTCTGTAGAGTGGTTCACGCACGTGTATACCAATTTCTGTCGTTATCGTAAAGCTTCTTAGCGAATCCGAAGGTTTACTGTCGGAATATGTTTTTGagaattttatgattatttttgttgatggGTTTTTTGGACATTAACATGGCCCAAATCAActaatttttacaattttacttTCACTGACGAAAAAAATAGAAGACTATTATAGCTTGTCAGTCTTATCTTTTTAGTGTAACCGGATCAGAGATCAACTTTATTTAGGGTTAGATAAATGGCTGACctacagaaaaaaagaaaagaaaatatttaatgatGGTGGGATAAGCCGATAAGATATGAGAGATCTTATCAAATGTCGCATCTGGTGTGGATGAacgatgaaaaagaaaattagatgGAAATATTTAATACACACCATTTATGTGAAAAATCGAAACCAACAAGgttagatataaaatatctatctactaattacaaaataacaaaaaaaaacacacacaagaaTCTGCTACAGTTAAGTTAGTATTCCTGATTAATCCATGAGTCATGGCGAAATACATTGATGAGTGAAAACAACTATGAACTGTTTTCAGCTTAATAAACCATTAGTTTTAGTCCCAAAATTCCAGAATTTTAAAACagatacaatatataataatttatgggGTTTcaaattgtaaaacaaaaaaaaagtaataaaatttatgaaacatttttatcaaattataataagtatttatatcCCATCAAATCTAAGGACTTGTATGCCTATGAGCGATGTATATAAAGACCACTAGATGAGAAACACAACAATAGCCGCCCAGTCGAGTTAGAACGCAACAAAAGTAGATTAACTGATGTTAAGATCACAACTAAAAAGCACACTGTAGTAGTCTCTAGCCTGCCAGGTCAGTAAGACAGAACACGAAATGTGTTTAGGTGTATTTATACATTTTGACTTTAAATGGTAACCAAAAGAATGAGTAAGAATGAGTAATTCCTCTTCATTCTTCAAATTTTACACCATTCATGTAGAATATTATTTTCCTAATATTCCTTCTCGTTTCCTTTTAATTTAAGGAATTATGGAATAAAAGTAATCATTAGAAAATCTGGCAAGGAACAAAAAGGAATAAGTATTCCTATTATTTTGTTCCTCTGCATTTCATTCATTTTTGTTCCTATTATTTCGTCACCAATTAGAGcctaatgattttttaatctgGGAAACTGATGGAACACAAAATGTATGGTCCATTAATAAGTGAATCACTGtttagctaaaaaaaaaagcagactCGTCTTTCCAATCTTGAACACACAAACTCTCCGGTcactatctctctctttctcttcttttatgTTCAACTGATCTCTCTCTTTCCTCACACACACTACATTAGGGAATAAAGAAGTCTTTTTTATCTTGGAATTAATAAAGTAGGTTCTGGGATTGCAAAACCTAATCCAAGATCCTCCCACTCAAAGAAAGGTAACAGCTATGAATCTGTTTCTTCTCTCCTTAAGCTGAACATTTCATGGATTCTTCTAGTCTTGTTCTTTCGTTTACCTCTCTGGGTTTTTGGATCtgatccctctctctctctagggtttccTGAGTATACTATATAAACTCTAGCTAACCATCGTCCCACTTTGTTTCTTGGTTTAAATGCTGCTATGGGTAGGCAAGATTCAAGATCAATAGTGAAGGAGATGGCGAGAGAAAAGAGAAGGATAAAGAAGATAGATAACATAACAGCGAGACAAGTTACTTTCTCTAAGAGAAGAAGGGGTATCTTCAAGAAAGCTGATGAACTTTCAGTTCTTTGTGATGCCGATGTTGCTCTCATCATCTTCTCCGCCACCGGCAAGCTCTTCGAGTTCTCTAGCTCAAGGTATCTCTACTTTCATGTTATAGATCttcttctattattttatttctttcaatTTCTGTTTGTGTTATAGAGAAAATGGCTGGAGAGATGTTATTATGTCAAGATGCATAATTAGATGagatttttggttattttttacTTTGTAAATTAAATATCGGGCTTGGAGATATCATATACGTAATCAACTCGTGTCACCTCAT
It encodes:
- the LOC108848790 gene encoding ubiquitin carboxyl-terminal hydrolase 16; translation: MLIVLDLGVSSLLFLVISLVLPLVAFVVVRRKWRLASLKREEIRRLLVRASEEAARAELEASLEFSSVYVPDSFQCPVCYSPASTRCSRCKAVRYCSGKCQIIHWRQGHKDECHPASISYSTDDEKSDCDLKFREGNERLTPDETMLLHTEPVTTVPVREAILSNPVISPEDGGGESADNKDDLMDKEEAVSVAETSGSSFSGFSSSPRNDSSDDISFCESSSSSDSEISEPPRDANLSVESEETCFSSIDHVPSKPLSPKFVQLVESANDLASLPKLNLHKPGGDSPSQSSSLVSSVDTDRRPRSTDPSLLKSSDFWGTALGSVERVSGNCDASKSGKSSLHLSFGSSRDISAAKVSEPRNNNLKETTRAGLGTRNSSGEVNLRERTAKRSDEAEISLPRSSSLDVPSPLNPTVLSTLTLQRSKSTSTVVPLKVGEVQLLSSKASDTREFADVMKHSALGAKSGRVVDHQKQDGVDVHRINSLNGRSGMKASVLKVVDQWTRPKSVAENEIVGRHGHKGLFSYELFSKLYTSKTEFQPCGLINCGNSCFANVVFQCLMFTAPLTTYFLQQLHSRTCPNKEQCFTCGFEKLVLKAREETSPLSPNGLLSHLQNIGIRLGNGKQEDAHEFLRFVVDTMQSVCIKASEYDMPKTKKLEDTTLIGLTFGGYLRSKIKCMKCQEKSERREKMMDLTVEIDGDISTLEDALRRFTRTEILDGENKYKCGRCKSYERAKKKLKITEPPNVLTIALKRFQSGKFGKLNKLIRFPETLDLTPYVSGGSEKPHDYKLYGVIVHLDTMNASFSGHYVCYVRNSQNKWYKADDSTVVTSDVERVLTKGAYMLFYARCTPVPPRLVVCNKSEASNKKSSVPVVPKTTVSRSVSTASPGLDRPANIQSFYSSFQRLQRILEEDSSSDSSSLFDSTSDECSCSTDSTKNMDDFADFIFGDHQGRAHGQSDASSPTLSSSSSSPPFTRHSRLGDSSRSSQETCRSSRHHVPLGRER